CATCGCGTAGGAAAATACGGCGCTCGTATAGATGTCCTataaacataaaataataatattacgaGATTGCAATAAAACCAAAAGCTAAATAATCTTCATACTTTTTATCCACTTTACTTTCATCGGGTCCagttgtatttttcctgtttcTCTGGTCACTTCGTGGTTCATGGAGGAAATATTCTCAGAGGACCGCATATCGTTTTTCTTTGGACGGCCGAAAGGATTGTTTGATGGGCGCCCCGTTACTGAGCGTCCAACCAAACCATCTGGGAATAACTTCatcaggaggaacttcaggaacaaATAGTCGCTGTCACCAGCTTCATGGGACAATCGTATTAAAACTTCACAATCAAGAAACCCCTCTTCCTCCTCATTAAATGGCTTCTCTAGGCTTGGTAGAAGTTTCGATGTTAGAGAATCTAACAGCCTCGAGTTTTGAGCTTTTAGCTGAGCGTTCTCTAAAAGCAATGCATCCCTCTTTCTCCGCAAAGATTCCATCGAAGCTTTATGTTTCTCAACCTCGTCAGACTTTCCACAAGAGCAACCTAAAagacaaacaaataaattaatagaTGAACTGTTTTttaattggaaataaaaattacCTGATTGAGCATCCATCACAACTACACCCGGTGACGATGCGATGGTATCGTTCAGGAACTCGATACGTACGATTTTGATCGTATTATCATCAACATTGATATCAGAGACCGACGGGGCTGTCTCTCAATCCTGCAGCAACTGCTCAATAGATCGTCGGCGGCCATAGGTATGCAAAAGTGGCCCCAGAGTTGGTACAACCAATGTTTGACTCATTTCAACATCAACTTCGGAATTGGAATAGAAATCAAAGTTTTGCTCCGAGAGCGTGATCATTTGTGCACCGGAAGGTCCAGGTGGAAGGTCAATTGACTCCTCTTCGTTTTGTTGCTATATGttaaattttcttaaataaaaCTGTATTAGAGAAAAACACTAATCTACGGCGTGCTTTTTGGGGGAACATTTGTAAGAGTCAcacaaaaagcaaaaagatgGGATCAGGTTGTaaatttgtccaattttggCGTTATGTTAACGTATCCTTCTTTCAGAGGTTATGTTTACCATCAACATAGGAATCTTTTGGGCAACGAACCCTGTGTTTTTATTTGTTgcctttttcaaaaaaaatttctttgccGCATTTAACCTTCTTCGAGCCATCGTTTGGCACACTATTTAACAATTATACTGTTTAACAATTActgtaaaacctctttttacgctccctccttttacgctccctccttttacgctccctctttttacgc
The nucleotide sequence above comes from Armigeres subalbatus isolate Guangzhou_Male chromosome 3, GZ_Asu_2, whole genome shotgun sequence. Encoded proteins:
- the LOC134221924 gene encoding uncharacterized protein LOC134221924 — encoded protein: MCRELYDSTNSTLIGSPSVSDINVDDNTIKIVRIEFLNDTIASSPGVVVMDAQSGCSCGKSDEVEKHKASMESLRRKRDALLLENAQLKAQNSRLLDSLTSKLLPSLEKPFNEEEEGFLDCEVLIRLSHEAGDSDYLFLKFLLMKLFPDGLVGRSVTGRPSNNPFGRPKKNDMRSSENISSMNHEVTRETGKIQLDPMKVKWIKRHLYERRIFLRDDAVAANVCYKGAGRLMTRVIANASR